The following proteins come from a genomic window of Achromobacter sp. AONIH1:
- a CDS encoding autotransporter domain-containing protein yields the protein MNHIYKLVRHRVSGAWTVVSEITRAGGPGGAVSRACAAAALLIAPCGAGAQSITDTGDPGEISAPASMSPSTWDYGSAPLQAGINQNKSGKLEVKDGAILKSNGARVGIDEGAFGQVLLSGQNTEWRMGAGALALGESGSGMLDVSAGARVLSEGGWLGVRSGGFGTFLLSGQDTEWRAGSAAVVLGDRGVGALALAKGAKATTGAALLGRQLGALGVASIEDAGSEWTTGSQLIVVGASGTGMLTIAGGGKLTSGSIRVADVLLLPGAASDSTVTIRSGGMVETGQLDAWDSARASVDIDGGILRLTRNQPGLFAGFSDGKVLLGAGGATLDTQTHDVTLAIGLQGVGGLTKTGSGKLTLGGVNSYAGNTNVLNGTLAIGPGVTLAGGAGSLARDAGAQAAVTVTGAGAKWDTGSNPIAVGVAGKGDLMIAQGGSVKTSGGIIGASGNTGATGNIPSTVTVAEYGSEWDANGASLVIGGASAGILTIKVGGKVRSSSALIANDPSASGTVMVQGAAWDLGGNRLTVGRYGAGALNIAQGGVVTSGAAVLGEQTGSSGSVTVAGANARWGLGSGSLMVGYGGSGTLIIKDGGKVMSDLGAIGGGPTGTTGSVTVSGKDAEWDARSASVNVGVTGSGTLHVLNGGKVKSNGGTVGQASSGASGEVTISGQDAEWNTGTGQLLLGMGGSGASLSIDDGGRLTSNGSIIGKGNHPAGSATVIMRGRRTVWDAQAGGNRFEVGLYLGGELRVEQGARLLTREANVGYGVSTPGESGRVAISGADSEWDAGANAIVLGSYGGNGELAVLNQSRVKAGAIMVGGDPANPGSDGAGVLRIGAGAVIETGQVAAPAAGAGSVIADGGVLRLTGGQPALFSGFKTGDIRLGANGLSIDTQRYAAVTVASLSGQGGLTKTGTGTLTLDAANSYQGLTTVDAGALSVGVNGSFVANGAYFINGGTLDLNGKALTMGRLGGTAGVVALNGATLTVDQAAATLYGGSLTGSGGLSKRGAGTLTLTGPTNHAGDTEVSGGSLRFGAGDNGGNAALPGNATVHAGELAVDGGTRLKIDGRLTLADGARLSLAAQAQDPALRAGEVKIGNNVALNLSGIASLDGTPRTLIASGDRIDGDFGAISVGGVAGPADYLTVNTSKSPDGKEYRVAYDLSWTAANNLAHGSFTVDGLFTVGVGLTDQSVTAGSAWNGKTLTKAGAGTLVLTGDNRYTGGTRNTAGVLQIGDGGLTGSILGDVVNDGTLVLNRAGALTLAGNISGAGGLRQIGAGTVTLAGDNSYGGGTELRAGALQVSRDANLGAASSALLFNGGSLATTADFASSRSATLSQTAGMDVAAGTTLAMSGRLSGPGSLLKTGAGTLRLAGAGNAYGGTLVRAGTLIGDVASISGGIGNGGTVVFEQAADARFGGDIGALDGARGLMVKRGAGTLTLGGMSALDWSIEAGGLVTSAERMAGNAVIASGASLILDQAGDAANASRYSGAGALIKTGGGTLTLNADSGAYTGSAVISGGGLRLADGAKLGGSLRARAGTTLSGAGQLGSAIIDAGATHAPGNPTGAQAIAGDYVNRGTLLITATPAAQSRLDVAGRVDIAGATLDLRLSPDDAAAWQPRAGPYVLISKQGAGAVEGSFASVRNPLLFLDASVNSAGGDGNDVTLNLARNSKQAGSPASTGNQAAVAASIDALPQTHEVWRAFMLSTDADGARQALTQLSGDMHAGVTSALAAPSLAPASQNGLAALRGNLSAPLVAGAPTAAAGLSDAPASSAALPRAATSPMWAQLSGDWRRLASDGNAPRLSQSSTSLTIGGDAAVGGGWRLGGAFGYTDARLSAQDRAASAKIGSYTATLYGGKGYALGAGTLNVTFGGAYSWHDIDSRRQLRYGSLDQKLTAGYHASTTQLFAETGYAMKLGDAVVVEPFAGLAWSDLRVRGFNESGGSAALSGQAQKQRLTTSLAGVRGQWQPEGTAIALRGMLGWRHAFGGLRPSATLAFDQGPAFSVAGAPIARDAARVELGADLVVVRNLTAGLSYAGEFGGGSRQHTGSLDLRWRF from the coding sequence ATGAACCACATCTACAAGCTCGTCCGCCACCGTGTATCGGGGGCGTGGACGGTCGTGTCCGAAATCACGCGCGCCGGCGGTCCCGGCGGAGCCGTCTCGCGCGCCTGCGCGGCGGCCGCGCTGCTGATCGCGCCATGCGGCGCGGGTGCGCAGTCGATCACCGACACCGGCGACCCGGGTGAAATCAGCGCGCCGGCGAGCATGAGTCCGTCGACCTGGGACTACGGTTCGGCGCCATTGCAGGCCGGCATCAACCAGAACAAATCCGGGAAGCTGGAAGTCAAGGACGGCGCGATCCTCAAGAGCAATGGCGCGCGCGTCGGGATTGACGAGGGGGCCTTCGGCCAGGTGCTGCTTTCCGGCCAGAACACCGAATGGCGCATGGGCGCGGGCGCGCTGGCGCTGGGCGAGTCCGGGAGCGGGATGCTGGACGTTTCCGCAGGCGCTCGCGTGCTGAGCGAAGGCGGCTGGCTCGGGGTGCGTTCGGGCGGCTTCGGCACCTTCCTGTTGTCTGGCCAGGATACCGAGTGGCGGGCGGGCTCCGCCGCGGTGGTGCTGGGCGACCGCGGCGTCGGCGCCCTGGCGCTGGCGAAGGGGGCCAAGGCGACGACGGGCGCCGCGTTGCTTGGCAGACAACTGGGCGCGCTGGGCGTGGCGAGCATCGAGGATGCGGGTTCCGAATGGACGACGGGATCGCAGCTGATCGTCGTGGGCGCAAGCGGCACGGGCATGCTGACGATCGCCGGGGGAGGCAAACTGACTTCGGGTTCGATACGCGTGGCGGATGTGCTGCTGCTGCCAGGAGCGGCGTCGGACTCGACGGTGACGATCAGGTCGGGCGGCATGGTCGAGACAGGCCAGCTCGATGCCTGGGACAGCGCCCGCGCCTCGGTCGATATCGATGGCGGCATCCTGCGCCTGACGCGCAACCAGCCTGGCTTGTTCGCAGGATTTAGCGACGGCAAGGTCTTGCTGGGCGCCGGCGGCGCGACCCTCGACACGCAGACGCACGATGTGACCCTGGCCATCGGCCTGCAAGGGGTGGGCGGGCTGACCAAAACGGGTTCGGGCAAGCTGACGCTCGGCGGCGTGAACAGCTACGCCGGCAATACCAATGTCTTGAACGGCACGCTGGCCATCGGGCCAGGCGTCACGCTGGCGGGCGGCGCGGGCAGTCTGGCGCGGGACGCGGGCGCGCAGGCTGCGGTAACGGTCACCGGAGCGGGCGCGAAGTGGGACACGGGCTCCAACCCCATCGCCGTGGGCGTTGCCGGCAAGGGCGATTTGATGATCGCGCAGGGCGGCAGCGTCAAGACCAGCGGCGGCATCATAGGCGCGTCAGGGAACACAGGCGCGACGGGGAATATACCCAGCACGGTGACGGTGGCCGAATATGGGTCCGAATGGGATGCGAATGGCGCTTCGCTGGTGATAGGCGGCGCCAGTGCAGGGATCTTGACGATCAAGGTGGGGGGCAAGGTACGCAGCAGTTCCGCGTTGATCGCCAATGACCCGTCAGCGTCCGGCACGGTGATGGTGCAGGGCGCGGCCTGGGACCTGGGGGGCAACAGGTTGACCGTGGGCAGGTACGGCGCCGGTGCGCTCAACATCGCGCAGGGCGGTGTCGTGACCAGCGGCGCGGCCGTCCTTGGTGAGCAAACCGGTTCGTCGGGCTCGGTGACCGTGGCGGGAGCGAACGCCAGGTGGGGCCTGGGCAGCGGCAGCCTGATGGTGGGCTACGGAGGGTCAGGCACGCTGATCATCAAGGACGGCGGCAAGGTGATGAGCGATCTGGGGGCAATCGGAGGCGGCCCGACCGGCACAACGGGTTCGGTAACGGTCAGCGGGAAAGATGCCGAATGGGATGCGAGATCGGCCTCGGTAAACGTGGGCGTCACGGGCAGCGGGACGCTGCACGTCCTGAATGGCGGCAAGGTGAAGAGCAATGGCGGGACGGTCGGGCAAGCCTCGTCGGGCGCATCCGGCGAGGTGACGATCAGCGGGCAGGATGCCGAATGGAATACGGGAACGGGGCAGTTGCTCTTGGGCATGGGCGGCTCCGGCGCCTCGCTGAGCATCGATGACGGCGGGCGGCTGACCAGCAACGGCAGCATCATCGGCAAAGGGAACCACCCGGCGGGAAGCGCCACGGTCATCATGCGCGGCCGCCGGACCGTTTGGGACGCGCAGGCCGGCGGCAATCGCTTTGAGGTGGGCCTGTACCTGGGCGGCGAGCTGCGCGTCGAGCAAGGCGCGCGGCTGCTGACCAGGGAGGCGAATGTCGGGTACGGCGTCAGCACGCCGGGCGAGTCCGGCCGCGTGGCCATAAGCGGGGCGGATTCGGAGTGGGACGCGGGCGCGAACGCCATCGTGTTGGGCAGCTATGGCGGCAACGGCGAACTGGCGGTCCTGAACCAGAGCCGGGTCAAGGCTGGCGCGATCATGGTCGGCGGTGATCCCGCCAACCCGGGATCGGATGGCGCGGGCGTGTTGCGCATCGGCGCCGGCGCCGTGATCGAGACGGGACAGGTCGCCGCGCCTGCCGCAGGCGCCGGCTCCGTCATCGCCGATGGCGGCGTGCTGCGCCTGACCGGCGGCCAGCCCGCTCTGTTCTCCGGCTTCAAGACCGGCGATATCAGGCTGGGGGCGAACGGCCTGAGCATCGACACGCAGCGCTACGCCGCCGTCACCGTCGCCAGCCTGTCGGGGCAGGGCGGGCTGACCAAGACCGGCACGGGTACCTTGACGCTGGACGCGGCCAACAGCTATCAAGGCCTGACCACTGTCGACGCAGGCGCGTTGAGCGTTGGCGTCAACGGCAGCTTCGTCGCCAACGGCGCCTATTTCATCAATGGCGGCACGCTGGACCTGAACGGCAAGGCGCTGACGATGGGGCGGCTCGGCGGAACGGCGGGTGTCGTCGCCTTGAACGGCGCCACGCTCACCGTTGATCAGGCGGCTGCCACCCTATATGGCGGCAGCCTCACCGGTTCGGGCGGCTTGAGCAAACGCGGCGCGGGGACGCTGACGCTGACCGGGCCGACCAACCATGCCGGCGACACGGAAGTGTCCGGCGGCAGCCTGCGCTTCGGCGCCGGTGACAATGGCGGCAACGCCGCGCTGCCGGGCAACGCCACGGTCCACGCGGGCGAGCTGGCGGTGGACGGCGGCACGCGGCTCAAGATCGACGGGCGCCTGACGCTGGCCGACGGCGCCAGGCTCTCGCTCGCGGCCCAGGCGCAGGATCCGGCCTTGCGGGCCGGCGAGGTGAAGATCGGCAACAACGTCGCGCTCAACCTCTCCGGCATCGCCAGCCTGGATGGCACGCCCCGGACGCTGATCGCCTCGGGCGACCGGATAGACGGCGACTTCGGCGCCATCTCGGTGGGAGGCGTCGCCGGTCCCGCGGACTATCTGACGGTCAATACCAGCAAATCACCGGATGGCAAGGAGTACCGGGTCGCCTACGACCTGAGCTGGACGGCGGCCAACAACCTGGCGCATGGCAGCTTCACCGTGGACGGCCTGTTCACCGTCGGCGTCGGGCTGACCGACCAGAGCGTCACGGCGGGCAGCGCCTGGAACGGCAAGACGCTGACCAAGGCGGGCGCCGGCACGCTGGTGCTGACCGGCGACAACCGCTACACCGGCGGCACCCGCAACACGGCCGGCGTCTTGCAGATCGGCGACGGCGGCCTGACTGGCTCGATCCTGGGCGACGTGGTCAACGACGGCACGCTGGTCCTGAACCGCGCCGGCGCGCTTACGCTCGCGGGCAATATCTCCGGCGCCGGCGGCTTGCGGCAGATCGGCGCGGGCACCGTGACGCTGGCGGGCGACAACAGCTATGGCGGCGGCACCGAGCTGCGCGCCGGCGCCTTGCAGGTGTCGCGCGATGCCAATCTGGGCGCGGCATCAAGCGCATTGCTCTTCAATGGCGGCTCGCTGGCGACGACGGCGGACTTCGCCAGCAGCCGGTCGGCGACGCTGTCGCAGACCGCCGGGATGGACGTCGCGGCCGGCACGACGCTGGCGATGAGCGGCCGGCTGTCCGGGCCGGGCAGCCTGCTCAAGACCGGCGCCGGCACGCTGCGGCTGGCCGGCGCGGGCAACGCCTATGGCGGCACCCTGGTGCGCGCCGGCACGCTGATCGGCGATGTCGCTTCGATCTCGGGCGGCATCGGCAATGGGGGTACGGTGGTATTCGAACAGGCCGCCGATGCGCGCTTCGGCGGCGACATCGGCGCGCTGGACGGCGCGCGCGGCCTGATGGTCAAGCGCGGCGCGGGCACGCTCACGCTGGGCGGCATGTCTGCGCTGGACTGGTCCATCGAGGCCGGCGGCCTGGTCACGTCGGCCGAGCGGATGGCGGGCAACGCGGTCATCGCCAGCGGCGCCTCGCTGATCCTGGACCAGGCCGGCGACGCCGCCAACGCCAGCCGCTACTCGGGCGCGGGCGCGCTGATCAAGACCGGCGGCGGCACGCTCACGCTGAATGCCGACAGCGGCGCCTACACGGGCAGCGCCGTCATCAGCGGCGGCGGGCTGCGGCTGGCCGACGGCGCGAAGCTGGGCGGCAGCCTGCGCGCGCGGGCCGGCACGACCCTGAGCGGCGCCGGCCAGCTGGGTTCGGCCATCATCGACGCCGGCGCCACGCACGCGCCCGGCAATCCGACGGGCGCGCAGGCGATCGCGGGCGACTACGTGAATCGCGGCACCTTGCTGATCACCGCCACGCCGGCGGCGCAGAGCCGCCTGGACGTCGCAGGCCGGGTCGATATCGCCGGCGCGACGCTGGACCTGCGCCTGTCGCCCGACGACGCGGCGGCCTGGCAGCCGCGGGCCGGCCCCTATGTGCTGATCTCCAAGCAGGGCGCCGGCGCGGTCGAGGGCAGTTTCGCCAGCGTGCGCAATCCGCTGCTGTTCCTGGATGCCAGCGTCAACAGCGCGGGCGGCGACGGCAACGACGTCACGCTCAACCTGGCGCGCAACAGCAAGCAAGCCGGCAGTCCCGCCAGCACGGGTAATCAGGCGGCCGTGGCGGCGAGCATCGACGCCTTGCCACAAACCCACGAGGTCTGGCGCGCGTTCATGCTGAGCACCGACGCCGACGGCGCCCGCCAGGCGCTGACCCAGCTGTCCGGCGACATGCATGCCGGCGTGACCTCGGCGCTGGCCGCGCCCAGCCTGGCGCCGGCGTCGCAGAACGGGCTGGCCGCGCTGCGCGGCAATCTGTCCGCGCCGCTGGTCGCGGGCGCGCCCACGGCGGCGGCCGGTCTGAGCGATGCGCCGGCTTCTTCGGCGGCGCTGCCGCGCGCCGCGACTTCGCCCATGTGGGCGCAGCTGAGCGGCGACTGGCGGCGGCTGGCCAGCGACGGCAACGCGCCCCGGCTGAGCCAGAGCAGCACCAGCCTGACGATCGGCGGCGACGCCGCCGTGGGCGGCGGCTGGCGCCTGGGCGGCGCGTTCGGCTACACCGATGCGCGCCTGAGCGCGCAGGACCGCGCCGCCAGCGCCAAGATCGGCAGCTACACGGCCACGCTGTACGGCGGCAAGGGCTACGCGCTGGGCGCGGGCACGCTGAATGTCACGTTCGGCGGCGCCTACAGCTGGCACGACATCGATTCGCGCCGGCAGCTGCGCTACGGCAGCCTGGACCAGAAGCTGACCGCCGGCTATCACGCCAGCACCACGCAGCTCTTCGCCGAGACCGGCTATGCGATGAAGCTGGGCGATGCGGTGGTGGTCGAGCCTTTCGCGGGCCTGGCCTGGAGCGATCTGCGCGTGCGCGGCTTCAATGAATCGGGCGGCTCGGCGGCGCTGTCGGGCCAGGCGCAGAAGCAGCGCCTGACCACCAGCCTGGCGGGCGTGCGCGGCCAGTGGCAGCCCGAGGGCACGGCCATCGCATTGCGCGGCATGCTGGGCTGGCGTCATGCGTTTGGCGGCCTGCGGCCCTCGGCCACGCTGGCCTTCGACCAGGGGCCGGCGTTCAGCGTGGCGGGCGCGCCGATCGCGCGCGACGCGGCGCGGGTGGAGCTGGGGGCGGACCTGGTGGTGGTCCGCAACCTGACGGCGGGATTGAGCTACGCCGGCGAGTTCGGCGGCGGCAGCCGCCAGCACACGGGCTCGCTGGACCTGCGCTGGCGGTTCTGA
- a CDS encoding AAA family ATPase yields the protein MNWNQMQALVPAPGQAPDYARCLEAFPVLEQAKATPQEPRYHGEGDVWTHTCMVVDALLQSADYLAATPDERGVLFFAALLHDVAKHRTTVVDPVTGRIGQPGHSRKGAVDARILLWEAGAPFALREAVCRLIAVHQVPFYCLEDARRPVSPAWTVHELSWQLDIRLLAALAEADMRGRICADQARVLDSIELFRELAREEGCYGAPKAFVDAHTRLSYFRGADVHPDYPLFQTPGSKVTLMCGLPASGKDSWVREHRQGLPVVSYDDAREALGLKHGENDGKAAHHATDMAKALLREARPFVWNATHLSRQMRSKALDLCYAYGAEVRIVYLEQPREELLRRNGKRDTTLSNKALLGMLHRWELPVPSEAHEVRYEVEGAAA from the coding sequence ATGAATTGGAATCAGATGCAGGCGCTCGTGCCTGCCCCCGGACAGGCGCCGGACTACGCGCGCTGCCTGGAAGCCTTCCCCGTGCTGGAGCAGGCCAAGGCCACGCCTCAGGAGCCACGCTATCACGGCGAGGGCGATGTGTGGACGCATACCTGCATGGTGGTCGACGCCTTGCTGCAATCGGCCGACTATCTGGCGGCGACGCCGGACGAGCGCGGCGTGCTGTTCTTCGCCGCGCTGCTGCACGACGTGGCCAAGCATCGCACCACCGTGGTGGATCCGGTGACGGGCCGCATCGGCCAGCCCGGCCATTCGCGCAAGGGCGCGGTCGACGCGCGCATCCTGTTGTGGGAGGCCGGCGCGCCCTTCGCCTTGCGCGAGGCCGTGTGCCGGCTGATCGCGGTGCATCAGGTGCCGTTCTACTGTCTGGAGGACGCGCGCCGTCCGGTGTCGCCGGCCTGGACGGTGCACGAGCTGTCGTGGCAGCTGGACATCCGCCTTCTTGCGGCGCTGGCCGAGGCCGACATGCGCGGCCGCATCTGCGCCGACCAGGCGCGCGTGCTGGACAGCATCGAGCTGTTCCGCGAGCTGGCGCGCGAGGAAGGCTGCTATGGCGCACCCAAGGCCTTCGTCGACGCGCACACGCGGCTGAGCTATTTCCGTGGCGCCGACGTGCATCCGGACTATCCGCTGTTCCAGACGCCCGGCTCGAAGGTGACGCTGATGTGCGGCCTGCCGGCATCGGGTAAGGACTCCTGGGTGCGCGAGCATCGCCAGGGCCTGCCCGTGGTGTCCTATGACGACGCGCGCGAGGCGCTGGGCCTGAAGCATGGCGAGAACGACGGCAAGGCGGCGCATCACGCGACGGACATGGCGAAGGCGCTGCTGCGCGAGGCCCGGCCCTTCGTGTGGAACGCCACGCACCTGAGCCGGCAGATGCGCTCCAAGGCGCTGGACCTGTGCTACGCCTACGGCGCCGAGGTCCGGATCGTGTACCTGGAACAGCCGCGCGAGGAGCTGCTGCGGCGCAATGGCAAGCGCGACACCACGCTGAGCAACAAGGCGCTGCTGGGCATGCTGCACCGCTGGGAGCTGCCGGTTCCCAGCGAGGCGCACGAGGTCCGCTACGAGGTCGAGGGCGCGGCCGCGTAG
- a CDS encoding RNA ligase family protein: MHHDDIHPILKYPRTPHLEGSRLQPGDSAADQAPLASLAGRHVVIEEKLDGANAGLSFSGAADLLLQSRGHYLTGGGRERQFNLFKQWAAAHEARLLHALEDRYVMYGEWTYSKHSVFYDCLPHHFHEFDVYDRREGVFLSTPRRHALLGGSPVLSVPVLYAGPMPARPAQLRALLRWSLGKSAAWKDSLRQAVAREGLDWDLCWRQTDGADLSEGLYLKIEDDRQVLARYKFVRRDFVQTILDSGSHHASRPIVPNGLAPGVDLYAERPCVTWESLGLRTMFGLDALEAAARPRK; this comes from the coding sequence ATGCATCACGACGATATCCATCCCATCCTGAAGTACCCGCGCACGCCGCATCTCGAAGGCTCGCGGCTGCAGCCCGGCGACAGCGCCGCCGACCAGGCGCCGCTGGCCTCGCTGGCCGGCCGCCACGTCGTCATCGAGGAAAAGCTCGACGGCGCCAACGCCGGCCTGTCGTTCAGCGGCGCGGCCGACCTGCTGCTGCAATCGCGCGGCCACTACCTGACGGGTGGCGGCCGCGAACGGCAGTTCAACCTGTTCAAGCAATGGGCGGCCGCGCACGAGGCGCGGCTGCTGCACGCGCTCGAAGACCGCTACGTCATGTATGGCGAGTGGACGTACAGCAAGCATTCGGTGTTCTACGACTGCCTGCCGCACCATTTCCATGAGTTCGACGTCTATGACCGGCGCGAGGGCGTGTTCCTGTCGACGCCGCGTCGCCACGCGCTGCTGGGCGGTTCGCCCGTGCTGTCGGTGCCGGTGCTGTACGCCGGCCCGATGCCGGCGCGGCCCGCGCAACTGCGCGCCCTGCTGCGGTGGTCGCTGGGCAAGAGCGCGGCCTGGAAGGACAGCCTTCGGCAGGCCGTGGCGCGCGAGGGGCTGGACTGGGACCTGTGCTGGCGCCAGACCGACGGCGCGGACCTGTCGGAGGGGCTGTACCTCAAGATCGAGGACGATCGCCAGGTGCTGGCCCGCTACAAGTTCGTGCGCCGCGACTTCGTGCAGACCATTCTGGACAGCGGCTCGCATCATGCGAGCCGCCCCATCGTGCCGAACGGGCTGGCGCCGGGCGTGGATCTCTATGCCGAGCGTCCCTGCGTGACCTGGGAATCGCTGGGGCTGCGCACGATGTTCGGGCTGGACGCGCTGGAAGCCGCCGCCAGGCCGCGCAAGTGA
- a CDS encoding GntR family transcriptional regulator: MLSAPPSFRTAASALANDIRADIISGHLPPGGRLRIKELCERYGSGAIPLREALSRLATSGFVVAEDQRGFRVADVSAAELTDITDTRIHVECEALRRAIAQGGLDWEERLAGAHYRLGRVALRLPDDSGLNPEWEQAHAAFHSALISGSGSNSLIAIAELLRDQTARYRHLSVAGASGSAPAPGRDVAREHRELLEATLARDAVRASDLLAEHLRRTTELVLAHASRQWGAR; this comes from the coding sequence ATGCTTTCCGCCCCGCCTTCCTTTCGCACCGCCGCGTCCGCGCTGGCGAACGACATCCGCGCCGACATCATCTCGGGGCATCTGCCGCCGGGCGGCCGGCTGCGCATCAAGGAATTGTGCGAGCGCTACGGCAGCGGGGCGATCCCCTTGCGCGAAGCCCTGTCGCGGCTGGCCACCAGCGGTTTCGTCGTCGCCGAGGACCAGCGCGGCTTTCGCGTGGCCGACGTATCGGCGGCCGAACTCACCGACATCACCGACACGCGTATTCACGTGGAGTGCGAGGCGCTGCGCCGCGCCATCGCGCAGGGCGGGTTGGACTGGGAAGAGCGCCTGGCCGGCGCGCATTACCGGCTGGGCCGGGTGGCGCTGCGGCTGCCGGACGACAGCGGCCTGAACCCGGAATGGGAACAGGCGCACGCGGCCTTTCATTCCGCGCTGATCAGCGGCAGCGGCTCGAATTCACTGATCGCCATCGCCGAGCTGCTGCGCGACCAGACGGCGCGCTACCGGCATCTGTCGGTGGCGGGCGCGTCCGGGTCCGCGCCGGCGCCCGGACGCGACGTGGCGCGGGAGCACCGCGAGCTGCTGGAGGCCACGCTGGCGCGCGACGCGGTCCGCGCCTCGGACCTGCTGGCCGAGCATCTGCGCCGCACCACCGAGCTGGTGCTGGCGCATGCGTCGCGGCAATGGGGCGCGCGCTAG
- a CDS encoding fumarylacetoacetate hydrolase family protein, with protein MKLATVQIDGAPCAAALQQDRLALLAAPGTDLGALLRQGLGLADFQRLAAAATIHVDPNQAVFLSPSIEPPKILCVGLNYADHTKESPYEQPDYPTLFLRVATSLGAHNAIVHRPALSDSLDFEGEMVVVLGKGGRDIPKDRALEHVFGYAAGNEISVREYQFKSPQWTVGKNFDGTGAWGPYVVTADELPPGGRGLRLETRLNGATVQSASTTDMLFDVATVISTVSQAITLQAGDIIFSGTPAGVGFGRTPKLYMKAGDTVEVEIERIGLLRNHILDQPKAG; from the coding sequence GTGAAACTGGCCACCGTCCAAATCGATGGCGCGCCCTGCGCCGCCGCCCTGCAACAAGACCGCCTGGCCCTGCTGGCCGCCCCCGGGACCGACCTGGGCGCGCTGCTGCGCCAGGGTCTCGGGCTGGCCGATTTCCAGCGCCTGGCCGCCGCCGCCACGATCCACGTCGATCCGAACCAGGCCGTCTTCCTGTCGCCGTCGATCGAGCCGCCCAAGATCCTGTGCGTGGGCCTGAACTACGCCGACCACACCAAGGAAAGCCCCTACGAACAGCCCGACTACCCGACGCTGTTCCTGCGCGTGGCGACCAGCCTGGGCGCCCACAACGCCATCGTCCACCGCCCCGCCCTCAGCGACTCGCTGGACTTCGAGGGCGAGATGGTCGTGGTGCTGGGCAAGGGCGGCCGCGACATTCCCAAGGACCGCGCGCTGGAACACGTGTTCGGCTACGCGGCCGGCAACGAGATCTCGGTACGCGAGTACCAGTTCAAGTCGCCGCAATGGACGGTCGGCAAGAACTTCGACGGCACCGGCGCCTGGGGCCCCTACGTGGTCACGGCCGACGAGCTGCCACCGGGCGGGCGCGGGCTGCGCCTGGAGACCCGGCTGAACGGCGCCACCGTGCAGTCGGCCAGCACCACAGACATGCTGTTCGACGTGGCCACGGTGATCTCCACCGTCAGCCAGGCCATCACGCTGCAGGCCGGCGACATCATCTTCTCCGGCACGCCGGCCGGCGTGGGCTTCGGCCGCACGCCCAAGCTCTACATGAAGGCCGGCGACACGGTCGAAGTCGAGATCGAGCGCATCGGCCTGCTGCGCAATCACATCCTGGACCAGCCGAAGGCCGGCTGA
- a CDS encoding tripartite tricarboxylate transporter substrate binding protein: protein MQTPATHPAAAARNAVRRRWTQLLLAAGLASCLGLAQAADWPARPVKIVVPFAAGGTTDLIARLIAAPMSQQLGQSVVIENRPGAGGLLGADAVAKSAPDGYTVLMANISYPLAALVAQRAKRLNFDPSADLRSVSVVANVPLVITSTPSVPARDLREFAALLKLQPSAHYAYGSTGPGSYIHVFGEWFQQQAQATMIHVPFKGAAPLKSEMLAGRIQMGGDQLSSSLSDIRAGSLTALAVTSPQRSPALPDTPTARELGYAGIETEGWNGLLAPSRTPDEVVARINAAVAHALRQPDVRQRLADLGAEPGGSSPGAMGELLDRQFAQFGPMVARLQLD, encoded by the coding sequence ATGCAAACTCCCGCTACCCATCCCGCCGCCGCTGCGCGCAACGCCGTCCGACGCCGCTGGACCCAACTGCTGCTGGCCGCCGGCCTGGCCTCGTGCCTGGGCCTGGCCCAGGCCGCCGACTGGCCGGCCCGGCCCGTGAAGATCGTGGTGCCCTTCGCCGCCGGCGGCACCACCGACCTGATCGCGCGGCTGATCGCCGCGCCCATGTCGCAACAGCTCGGCCAGTCCGTCGTGATCGAGAACCGCCCCGGCGCGGGCGGCCTGCTGGGCGCGGACGCGGTCGCAAAATCCGCGCCGGACGGCTACACCGTGCTGATGGCGAATATCTCCTACCCACTGGCCGCGCTGGTGGCACAACGCGCCAAGCGGCTGAACTTCGATCCCTCGGCCGACCTGCGCAGCGTCAGCGTGGTGGCCAACGTGCCGCTGGTGATCACGTCCACGCCGTCGGTGCCGGCGCGCGACCTGCGCGAGTTCGCCGCCCTGCTCAAGCTGCAGCCGTCCGCGCACTACGCCTATGGATCGACCGGCCCCGGCTCCTATATCCACGTGTTCGGCGAGTGGTTCCAGCAGCAGGCCCAGGCCACCATGATCCACGTGCCCTTCAAGGGCGCGGCGCCGCTCAAGAGCGAAATGCTGGCGGGCCGGATCCAGATGGGCGGGGACCAGCTGTCCTCGTCCTTGAGCGACATCCGCGCCGGCTCGCTGACCGCGCTGGCCGTCACCTCGCCGCAGCGCTCGCCCGCCCTGCCCGACACGCCCACGGCCCGCGAGCTGGGCTATGCCGGCATCGAGACGGAAGGCTGGAACGGCCTGCTCGCACCCTCCCGCACGCCGGACGAGGTGGTCGCGCGCATCAACGCCGCCGTCGCGCATGCGCTGCGCCAGCCCGACGTGCGCCAGCGCCTGGCGGACCTGGGCGCAGAGCCCGGCGGGTCCAGTCCCGGCGCGATGGGTGAGTTGCTGGACCGGCAATTCGCGCAGTTCGGCCCCATGGTCGCGCGCCTGCAGCTCGACTGA